Proteins from a single region of Crassaminicella profunda:
- a CDS encoding sugar transferase → MDNITISKGKIQLKTKESFGYLISKRLLDISGSLIGLILLLPLFLIIAILIKIEDPKGPVFFVQERNGKYPQIFKMYKFRSMVSNAEELLEKLKHQNEMSGPVFKIKEDPRITKIGRFIRKTSIDELPQLINVLLGDMSLVGPRPPIPREVIQYTPHQKQRLLVKPGLTCIWQVSGRNNIGFDKWVEMDIEYIRKRNFWVDLKLIFKTIPVLFGDENAA, encoded by the coding sequence ATGGACAATATAACTATTTCAAAAGGGAAAATCCAATTAAAAACAAAGGAATCATTTGGATATCTCATTTCAAAAAGGTTATTGGATATTAGTGGATCATTGATAGGGTTGATACTTTTATTGCCACTATTTTTGATTATAGCCATTTTGATAAAAATAGAAGATCCTAAAGGTCCAGTTTTTTTTGTTCAAGAAAGAAACGGAAAATATCCTCAAATATTCAAAATGTATAAGTTTAGAAGTATGGTATCTAATGCTGAGGAATTACTTGAAAAACTAAAGCATCAAAATGAAATGAGTGGTCCTGTATTTAAGATCAAAGAAGATCCACGTATTACAAAAATAGGGAGATTTATCAGAAAAACAAGTATAGATGAATTACCACAGCTGATCAATGTATTATTAGGGGATATGAGCCTTGTAGGACCTAGACCCCCTATTCCAAGAGAGGTAATACAATATACACCACACCAAAAGCAAAGGCTTTTAGTAAAACCAGGACTTACCTGTATCTGGCAGGTGAGTGGAAGAAACAATATTGGGTTTGATAAGTGGGTGGAGATGGATATAGAGTACATAAGGAAGAGAAATTTTTGGGTTGATTTGAAGTTGATATTTAAAACGATTCCTGTGTTATTTGGGGATGAAAATGCAGCGTAG
- the wecC gene encoding UDP-N-acetyl-D-mannosamine dehydrogenase, which yields MKEKICVVGLGYIGLPTSAMFASHGHEVIGVDVNEEVVKALNKGEIIIEEPYLDILVQAAVTSGNLKAYTEPKEADAFILAVPTPITKDKKADMTYVKKAAEAIVPYLKKGNLVILESTSPTGTTQDLIVPILEKSGLKIGEELYVGHSPERVLPGQILMELVHNNRIIGGINKESAEKIKELYSTFVKSEMYTTTATTAEMCKMMENTFRDVNIALANELAKLCENIGINAWEVIELCNKHPRVNIHQPGPGVGGHCLAVDPWFIVEKLPELANIIKLSRDTNDSMPEHVCKRTEKIFKDIEGTKKVTILGITYKPNIDDMRESPILELVDLLEEKNYDISIVDPYVKEYKHLEKDMKKAAKDSDLLILAVNHNDFKGINFDELGKEMRNKKMFDTRNYFDQETLSKSGFEYYLLGEKGNQYIVDQKDALKEIAVTK from the coding sequence TTGAAGGAAAAAATATGTGTCGTAGGATTAGGATATATAGGACTCCCAACTTCAGCCATGTTTGCAAGTCATGGACACGAAGTAATCGGAGTAGATGTAAATGAGGAAGTCGTAAAAGCATTAAATAAGGGAGAAATCATTATAGAAGAACCTTATTTAGATATATTGGTACAAGCAGCAGTAACATCAGGTAATCTAAAAGCTTATACAGAGCCTAAAGAAGCAGATGCATTCATATTAGCTGTACCCACACCTATTACAAAAGACAAAAAAGCAGATATGACCTATGTGAAAAAAGCTGCTGAGGCTATTGTACCCTATCTGAAAAAAGGAAATCTTGTCATACTAGAATCTACATCGCCTACAGGAACAACACAAGATTTAATCGTTCCAATTTTAGAAAAGAGCGGATTAAAAATAGGAGAAGAACTATATGTAGGACACTCTCCAGAAAGAGTATTACCAGGACAAATCTTAATGGAGCTTGTTCACAACAATAGAATCATTGGTGGAATTAACAAAGAATCAGCAGAAAAAATAAAAGAACTATATAGTACCTTTGTAAAGAGTGAAATGTATACAACTACAGCTACAACAGCAGAAATGTGTAAAATGATGGAGAATACATTTAGAGATGTAAATATAGCACTTGCAAATGAACTAGCCAAGTTATGTGAAAACATAGGGATCAATGCATGGGAAGTCATTGAACTTTGCAATAAACATCCAAGAGTCAATATTCATCAGCCAGGGCCAGGAGTAGGAGGACATTGTTTAGCAGTAGATCCATGGTTCATAGTAGAAAAATTACCAGAACTTGCAAATATTATTAAACTTTCAAGAGATACCAATGATTCTATGCCAGAGCATGTATGTAAAAGAACAGAAAAGATATTTAAAGATATTGAAGGAACAAAAAAAGTAACTATATTAGGAATTACATATAAGCCAAATATTGATGATATGAGAGAAAGTCCAATCTTAGAATTAGTTGATCTACTAGAAGAAAAGAATTATGACATATCTATTGTAGACCCATATGTAAAAGAATACAAACACTTAGAAAAAGATATGAAAAAAGCAGCCAAAGATAGTGATTTATTGATTCTTGCAGTAAATCATAATGACTTTAAAGGAATTAATTTTGATGAGTTAGGAAAAGAAATGAGAAATAAAAAGATGTTTGATACGAGAAATTATTTTGATCAAGAAACGTTAAGTAAAAGTGGATTTGAATATTATTTACTAGGTGAAAAAGGGAATCAATATATTGTAGATCAAAAGGATGCATTAAAAGAGATAGCTGTGACCAAGTAA
- a CDS encoding alginate lyase family protein, translating to MNKLQRYMKKAKDMPLDVLVKKVAQKTADRIYYIAREQMVKRKPIDMDDKLFKGFQGDINFLFDTSNKDYYIEQLRKLDQEQIIIKQADKICNHMFDLLGSGDTDLGKNIKWNQDFKSGFIWENQFYKKIKAVDLNNDADVKVPWELSRFQHIPTLGQAYLLTNDEKYAKEFQEQIEDWISKNPVEMSVNWTCAMDVAIRACNWIVGIYYFKDNKEINQVFWMKLNKWLYLHGKFIYKNLEKGTINNNHYLSDLVGLVWLGIYFKNFNKEKSNIPKEWLDYGVKELEIEIQKQVYEDGCNYEASTAYHCLVTELLLYTIILCDKNHINFSHEFMTKIEKMCEVIMNITKPNGWIPLIGDMDSGRFIMFTGYGNEEMRDFRYLLRVGAEFFDRDDFRVHADNKLAAIWMFKKVKESKNKDYKLKSISYPDGGLHILRNDRVYMIIRCGQNGTAGRGGHTHNDQLSFELNVDGEDFIVDPGTYVYTADYKMRNLFRSTAYHNTLKIEGFEQNDFSEFDLFEIKDETNAQVVDCDKNYFRGKHFGYQEKAGIIHEREFLLGDNAIQIEDGFTIIQAIKMGQYIKFYLNEDVKVDCKNGLIYLKNQLNTIKISFDKNIKLKVKHSYVSKGYGVNKESKVISFHVNNQKKFMINIEIVGGDK from the coding sequence ATGAATAAGCTGCAAAGATACATGAAAAAAGCAAAGGATATGCCGTTAGATGTACTAGTAAAAAAGGTTGCTCAAAAAACTGCAGATAGAATTTACTATATAGCAAGAGAACAGATGGTAAAAAGGAAGCCAATTGATATGGATGATAAGTTATTTAAAGGTTTTCAAGGAGATATAAATTTTCTATTTGATACGTCAAATAAAGACTATTATATAGAGCAGTTAAGAAAACTTGATCAAGAGCAAATAATTATCAAACAAGCGGATAAAATTTGCAATCATATGTTTGATCTTCTCGGCTCAGGAGATACAGATTTAGGAAAAAATATTAAGTGGAATCAAGATTTTAAATCAGGGTTTATATGGGAAAATCAGTTTTATAAAAAAATAAAAGCAGTTGATCTAAATAACGATGCAGATGTAAAAGTACCATGGGAATTATCAAGATTTCAGCATATTCCAACCCTTGGACAAGCTTACTTACTTACCAATGATGAAAAATATGCAAAAGAATTTCAAGAACAGATAGAAGATTGGATAAGCAAAAATCCAGTAGAAATGTCAGTAAACTGGACTTGTGCAATGGATGTAGCCATAAGAGCATGTAATTGGATAGTAGGAATATATTATTTCAAAGATAATAAAGAAATTAATCAAGTCTTTTGGATGAAATTAAATAAATGGTTATATCTTCATGGAAAGTTTATATATAAGAACCTTGAAAAAGGAACTATTAATAACAATCATTATCTATCTGATCTAGTAGGGCTTGTATGGTTAGGGATTTACTTTAAAAACTTTAACAAAGAAAAGTCAAATATTCCAAAAGAGTGGCTTGATTATGGGGTTAAAGAACTAGAAATAGAAATCCAAAAGCAAGTCTATGAGGATGGATGTAACTATGAGGCATCTACAGCATATCATTGTTTGGTAACAGAGTTATTATTATATACAATTATTCTTTGTGATAAAAATCATATTAACTTTTCACATGAGTTTATGACAAAGATTGAAAAAATGTGTGAAGTGATCATGAATATTACAAAGCCAAATGGATGGATTCCTCTCATAGGGGACATGGATAGCGGAAGATTTATCATGTTTACTGGATATGGTAATGAAGAAATGAGAGATTTTAGATATCTTTTAAGAGTAGGTGCAGAATTTTTTGATAGAGATGATTTTAGGGTTCATGCAGACAACAAGCTTGCAGCTATATGGATGTTTAAAAAAGTGAAAGAATCTAAAAATAAAGATTACAAACTAAAATCTATATCGTATCCAGATGGAGGACTACACATTTTAAGAAATGATCGAGTGTATATGATTATAAGATGTGGTCAAAATGGAACAGCAGGTAGAGGTGGACATACACATAACGATCAGTTAAGTTTTGAATTAAATGTGGATGGAGAAGATTTTATCGTTGATCCTGGAACTTATGTATATACAGCAGATTATAAGATGAGGAATCTGTTTAGAAGTACGGCTTATCATAATACATTGAAAATTGAAGGTTTTGAGCAAAATGATTTTAGTGAATTTGATTTGTTTGAGATAAAAGATGAGACAAATGCTCAAGTAGTAGATTGTGATAAAAATTATTTCAGAGGAAAGCATTTTGGATATCAAGAGAAAGCAGGAATAATACATGAAAGAGAGTTCTTATTAGGGGATAATGCCATTCAAATTGAAGATGGATTTACTATCATCCAAGCCATTAAAATGGGACAATATATAAAATTTTATTTAAATGAGGATGTTAAAGTAGATTGTAAAAATGGACTTATATACTTAAAAAACCAGCTTAATACAATAAAGATATCTTTTGATAAAAATATAAAATTAAAAGTTAAACATTCTTATGTATCAAAAGGTTATGGAGTAAATAAAGAATCTAAAGTAATTAGTTTTCATGTAAATAATCAAAAAAAATTTATGATAAATATTGAAATTGTTGGAGGGGACAAATGA
- a CDS encoding bi-domain-containing oxidoreductase — protein MKQVLVKKGTTVVEDIPAPKVRKGNVLVQVMYSCISAGTEMSVVKASGGNIIQKAFRDPEKLKKGLNMIKEKGLLQTRSKVKSKVEEGKPTGYSASGVVIEVGEDIHDIKVGDRVACAGAKYAYHAEYIEVPRNLVVRIPENLDYKEASTVTLGSIAMQGVRRADVRFGENVAIIGLGILGQIASQIVSAAGARVIAIDLDDRRLSIAKDNGVKNIVNPHKCNVVDEVIKLTDGYGVDAVIITAATSSKEPLTQAFQMSKSKGKVVLVGVVGMEINRNDMYQKELDFLISTSYGPGRYDANYEEKGLDYPYHYVRWTENRNMQEYLKMIEEGKINLDNIIEKIYSIEEAEKAYEELKTGENNPLIVLLKYKEKVQKNVNRVVQVNKSFELKKDKINVAIIGAGAFAKDMHLPNLQKLNDIYTIYAICNRTGSSAKELASQYEAKYVTTDYKEILNDENVDMVMICTRHNQHAQISIEAMQKGKAVFVEKPMALNEEEMKEVLKTIEETNMPYMVGFNRRFSKYAVEAKKHIKDRINPMIINYRMNAGYIPLDHWVHTGEGGGRIIGEGCHIFDLFNYFTESEVESISVNSISPKTENISCRDNVVATLKYKDGSVCTLTYTSIGAKSYSKEYCEIYCDGKIIAIDDYKKIDGYGLKVANLSSKGSEKGQYEELIEFSKAIKEKRNYPIPIWQIEQTTRISFIIEDVILK, from the coding sequence ATGAAGCAGGTATTAGTAAAAAAAGGGACAACAGTTGTAGAAGATATTCCAGCACCAAAAGTAAGAAAAGGAAATGTATTAGTACAAGTAATGTATTCTTGTATTAGTGCAGGAACAGAAATGTCAGTAGTGAAAGCATCAGGAGGTAATATCATACAGAAAGCATTTAGAGATCCAGAAAAATTAAAAAAAGGTTTAAACATGATTAAAGAAAAAGGATTGTTACAAACTCGAAGCAAAGTAAAATCTAAGGTGGAAGAGGGAAAACCTACTGGATATAGTGCATCAGGAGTGGTTATAGAAGTAGGAGAAGATATTCATGATATAAAAGTTGGAGATCGTGTAGCATGTGCAGGTGCTAAATATGCATATCATGCAGAGTATATAGAAGTACCTAGAAATTTAGTTGTAAGAATACCAGAAAATTTAGATTATAAAGAAGCATCAACAGTTACATTAGGTAGCATTGCAATGCAAGGTGTAAGAAGAGCAGATGTAAGATTTGGTGAAAATGTTGCTATTATTGGCTTGGGTATTTTAGGGCAAATAGCTAGCCAAATTGTAAGTGCAGCTGGAGCTAGAGTCATTGCTATTGATTTGGATGATAGGAGATTATCTATAGCAAAAGATAATGGAGTAAAAAATATAGTAAATCCTCATAAATGTAATGTGGTTGATGAAGTCATAAAGTTAACAGATGGATATGGAGTAGATGCTGTTATTATTACTGCTGCAACAAGTTCTAAAGAACCATTAACTCAAGCTTTTCAAATGAGTAAAAGCAAAGGGAAGGTAGTACTTGTTGGAGTAGTAGGGATGGAAATTAATCGTAATGATATGTATCAAAAGGAATTAGATTTTTTAATTTCTACATCCTATGGACCAGGTAGATATGATGCTAATTATGAGGAAAAAGGACTAGATTATCCATATCATTATGTAAGATGGACAGAAAATAGAAATATGCAAGAATACCTTAAAATGATTGAAGAAGGAAAAATTAATTTAGATAACATTATTGAAAAAATCTATTCAATTGAAGAAGCAGAAAAAGCATATGAAGAACTGAAAACAGGGGAGAATAATCCTCTTATTGTATTATTAAAGTATAAAGAAAAAGTTCAGAAGAATGTCAATAGGGTAGTACAAGTAAATAAGTCATTTGAACTTAAAAAAGATAAAATTAATGTAGCGATAATTGGAGCGGGAGCTTTTGCTAAAGATATGCATCTTCCAAACCTTCAAAAACTAAATGACATTTATACTATATATGCTATATGTAATAGAACAGGAAGTAGTGCAAAAGAGCTTGCAAGTCAATATGAAGCAAAATATGTAACTACAGACTATAAAGAAATATTAAATGATGAGAATGTAGATATGGTAATGATTTGTACAAGGCATAATCAACATGCTCAAATATCTATAGAAGCAATGCAAAAAGGAAAAGCAGTATTTGTTGAAAAACCTATGGCTTTAAATGAAGAAGAAATGAAAGAAGTATTGAAGACTATAGAAGAAACGAATATGCCTTATATGGTTGGGTTTAATAGAAGATTTTCAAAGTATGCAGTAGAAGCTAAAAAGCATATAAAAGATAGAATCAATCCTATGATTATAAATTATAGAATGAACGCAGGTTATATTCCACTAGACCATTGGGTTCACACTGGAGAAGGTGGAGGTAGAATTATAGGAGAAGGCTGCCATATTTTTGATTTATTTAATTACTTCACGGAATCAGAAGTAGAATCAATATCAGTAAATAGTATAAGTCCTAAAACAGAAAATATATCTTGTAGAGATAATGTAGTAGCTACATTAAAGTATAAAGATGGCAGTGTATGCACTTTAACATATACATCGATAGGAGCAAAATCCTATTCAAAAGAGTATTGTGAAATCTATTGCGATGGAAAGATTATAGCTATAGATGATTATAAGAAAATAGATGGATATGGACTAAAGGTAGCCAATTTAAGTAGTAAAGGATCAGAAAAAGGTCAATATGAAGAATTAATAGAGTTTAGTAAAGCAATTAAAGAAAAAAGAAATTATCCAATACCTATTTGGCAGATAGAGCAAACCACAAGGATTAGTTTTATTATAGAAGATGTGATTTTAAAATGA
- a CDS encoding glycosyltransferase gives MKKKKVIIIGPYPPPIGGISVHIARLSRYLRECGFKYTVIDESKEIKNFVIPNYEQVNNLRVWIGKSIFSCKNSIIHYHSRNWYDMFLFCLVSKIHRLKLIVTLHSFREEPSKFNLFKKLSFKYCIRNVTHFIAVGENEKDKLVRYKCDINKISVIPAFIVPRYDIKDDKLIPNLVWNYMKGNDINISANAFKISFYNKEDLYGIDMCINLCYRLKKEYKNKKIGFVFCLPEIGDHNYFEKVKKEIKKKNIENSFLFVNERIPLYPVLRKSDIFIRPTNTDSYGVSIAEAIYYDIPSIASDVCDRPQGTILFKSRDQEDLEEKVIDVINNYEQYKAKVEEVQIKDYAEDVLEAYKCVL, from the coding sequence ATGAAGAAAAAAAAAGTTATTATTATAGGACCTTATCCACCACCTATAGGAGGAATCTCTGTTCATATAGCAAGATTATCGAGATACTTGAGAGAGTGTGGTTTTAAGTATACAGTTATTGATGAATCCAAGGAAATAAAAAATTTTGTTATACCTAATTATGAACAAGTTAATAATTTAAGAGTTTGGATTGGTAAAAGTATATTTTCTTGTAAAAATAGTATTATTCATTATCATTCTAGAAATTGGTATGATATGTTCTTGTTTTGTTTGGTTTCTAAGATTCATAGATTAAAATTAATAGTGACATTACATAGCTTTAGAGAAGAACCAAGTAAATTTAACTTATTCAAAAAATTATCCTTTAAGTATTGTATTCGTAATGTAACACATTTTATTGCTGTTGGAGAAAATGAAAAGGATAAATTAGTACGTTATAAATGTGATATTAACAAAATATCTGTTATACCTGCTTTTATAGTACCAAGATACGATATAAAAGATGATAAGCTTATTCCTAATCTCGTGTGGAATTATATGAAGGGTAATGATATAAATATTAGCGCAAATGCATTTAAGATATCTTTTTACAATAAGGAAGATTTGTATGGGATAGATATGTGTATAAACTTATGCTATAGGTTAAAGAAAGAATATAAAAATAAAAAAATTGGATTTGTTTTTTGTCTTCCAGAAATAGGGGATCACAATTATTTTGAGAAAGTCAAAAAAGAAATTAAGAAGAAAAATATTGAAAATAGTTTTTTATTTGTAAATGAAAGGATACCTTTGTATCCTGTATTAAGAAAGAGTGATATATTTATTAGACCAACTAATACAGATAGTTATGGAGTATCTATTGCAGAAGCAATTTATTATGACATACCAAGCATAGCTAGTGATGTATGTGATAGGCCACAAGGAACGATTTTATTTAAAAGTAGAGACCAAGAAGATTTAGAAGAAAAAGTAATAGATGTAATTAATAATTATGAACAGTACAAAGCTAAAGTGGAAGAAGTACAAATCAAAGATTATGCAGAGGATGTATTAGAGGCATATAAATGTGTATTATAA
- a CDS encoding GNAT family N-acetyltransferase, with the protein MLSKTITTTEEFYNLQEDWERLQEQDPDVTYYSTFEFAKAWWDAYKNDQDKELFIVCIYQDKDIVGIAPFIIQKENKKIMSWNTLRFLGRGDFLGILVDRSNNNEMTIIKDIFKCIEDNTEKWERLSLTHIKHNSSIVAFILKSGKYNRKLKYLIECPYILLNKYRDFAEFNRKFVSGQVRNYRNKLMKNFNYQFRIVNNKDIDMYDEISKVHKKEQEYLIDKYNRKERKSIFTDKKKTSYLKQIYKNNSKVLTFMLTDGENNLLGYDTCYLYKGVLHSWNIAYNPEFEKYRIGKILNYEIVKYVFKTKIADVFDFGAGRYPWKFEWTNDFVLDYQLDMWNEETEKGKKLKRLFELKKKISR; encoded by the coding sequence ATGTTATCAAAAACTATAACTACTACAGAAGAATTTTACAACTTACAAGAGGATTGGGAGAGACTTCAAGAACAAGATCCTGATGTAACATATTATAGTACATTTGAATTTGCAAAAGCTTGGTGGGATGCATATAAAAATGATCAAGATAAAGAACTGTTTATTGTATGCATTTATCAAGATAAAGATATAGTTGGAATAGCACCTTTTATTATTCAAAAAGAAAATAAAAAAATTATGTCATGGAATACATTGAGATTCCTTGGAAGAGGAGATTTTTTAGGGATTTTAGTGGATAGGAGTAATAACAATGAAATGACGATTATAAAAGATATTTTTAAATGTATAGAAGATAATACGGAAAAGTGGGAAAGATTAAGTTTAACTCACATAAAACATAATTCAAGTATAGTTGCATTCATATTAAAAAGTGGAAAGTATAATAGGAAATTAAAATATCTAATAGAATGTCCTTATATATTACTTAATAAATATAGAGATTTTGCGGAATTTAATAGAAAGTTTGTATCTGGACAAGTAAGAAATTATAGAAATAAGCTTATGAAAAATTTTAATTACCAATTTAGAATAGTGAATAATAAAGATATAGATATGTATGATGAAATTTCAAAGGTGCATAAGAAAGAACAAGAATATTTGATAGATAAATATAATAGAAAAGAAAGGAAAAGTATATTTACCGATAAGAAAAAGACAAGTTATTTAAAGCAAATATATAAAAATAACAGTAAGGTTTTAACATTTATGCTTACAGATGGGGAAAATAATTTGTTAGGATATGATACTTGTTATTTATATAAAGGAGTTTTACATTCTTGGAATATTGCGTATAATCCTGAATTTGAAAAATATAGAATAGGAAAAATATTAAATTATGAAATTGTAAAATATGTATTTAAAACAAAGATAGCAGATGTATTTGATTTTGGAGCAGGGAGATATCCTTGGAAATTTGAATGGACAAATGATTTTGTTTTAGATTATCAATTGGACATGTGGAATGAAGAAACTGAAAAAGGGAAGAAATTAAAGAGATTATTTGAACTTAAGAAAAAAATTAGCAGATAG
- a CDS encoding lipopolysaccharide biosynthesis protein, translating to MKKRNLAKTGSIYLMGSILVNIINLFLVPLYTNNLTTQEYGQYNIILSIQSLLAIFITLGIYSGMCRFFYEHEDYNRIKNITLTFSLLWGALIILLTICTAPILSYIVFKQDIYGSIYIKYIVTNSVLLCIISIYESYYSMKYEAIKVSFINVGKILLVLFYIIYFISIKQMKIIDILYSQFISYLIIMVILIFLDIKNIKLIFGKEELKKQLIYGLGLLPGQVSAWILTLIDRYFIKVMVSLSAVGIYSLGYKIGMLIQPLFTKPFKKVFTAYKYEIYNKSYGKENIQKMFRYYNVSGWLCILGFSIFAKIGILILGTDEYISAYKLVPIITISYYLFGLTNFYALGLHIANKMLINSGIVTICAIINIIINIVLIPMIGMYGAAISTIISYMIMNIMYYYTGNKYYKLDISIFDPYKYSVNFILLYGIYTLVNQKLTNIVLQGILNILLCCAYLILCIVFKFITVDEIKNYFKMALNKLFKKRTVCNDNQ from the coding sequence ATGAAAAAAAGAAACCTAGCAAAAACAGGAAGTATCTATTTGATGGGGTCTATTTTAGTAAATATAATTAATTTATTTTTGGTGCCTCTATATACAAATAATCTTACTACACAAGAATATGGGCAATATAATATAATTTTATCAATACAAAGTTTATTAGCGATTTTTATTACTCTTGGTATTTATTCAGGGATGTGTAGATTCTTTTATGAACATGAAGATTATAATAGAATAAAAAATATTACTTTGACTTTTTCACTTCTTTGGGGAGCGTTAATAATTCTTTTGACTATATGTACAGCACCTATACTTTCATATATTGTTTTCAAACAAGATATATATGGAAGTATATACATAAAGTACATTGTGACAAATTCAGTTTTGTTATGTATAATCTCTATTTACGAATCTTATTATTCAATGAAATATGAAGCTATAAAGGTAAGTTTTATTAATGTTGGTAAGATATTACTTGTGCTATTTTATATTATATATTTTATATCTATAAAACAAATGAAAATCATAGATATTTTATATTCTCAGTTTATATCATATTTAATAATAATGGTTATTCTAATTTTCTTAGATATAAAAAACATAAAATTAATTTTTGGAAAGGAAGAGTTAAAAAAGCAACTTATATATGGATTAGGATTATTACCTGGACAAGTTTCGGCTTGGATACTTACATTAATAGATAGATATTTTATCAAAGTCATGGTAAGTCTCAGTGCAGTAGGGATTTATTCATTAGGATATAAAATTGGTATGCTTATACAACCTCTTTTTACAAAACCATTTAAAAAAGTATTCACAGCATATAAATATGAGATTTATAACAAAAGCTATGGAAAAGAAAACATACAAAAGATGTTTAGATATTATAACGTTAGTGGTTGGCTGTGTATATTAGGATTTTCAATATTTGCCAAAATAGGGATTTTGATTTTAGGAACCGATGAATATATAAGTGCATACAAATTAGTCCCAATTATAACAATATCTTACTATTTATTTGGGTTAACTAATTTTTATGCATTAGGATTACATATTGCAAATAAAATGTTAATAAATTCTGGTATTGTGACAATATGTGCAATAATTAATATAATAATTAATATTGTATTGATACCTATGATAGGTATGTATGGTGCAGCGATATCAACAATTATTTCTTATATGATCATGAATATTATGTATTATTATACAGGTAACAAGTATTATAAATTAGATATTAGTATATTTGACCCATATAAATATAGCGTCAATTTTATACTGCTATATGGTATATATACATTAGTAAATCAGAAATTGACTAATATTGTACTACAAGGCATACTGAATATTTTATTATGTTGCGCATATTTAATACTATGTATAGTGTTTAAATTTATAACTGTTGATGAGATAAAAAACTATTTTAAAATGGCTTTAAATAAGTTGTTTAAGAAAAGGACTGTTTGTAATGATAATCAATAA
- a CDS encoding GNAT family N-acetyltransferase produces MIINKIIREYRKNGLEGIFTKVRNRFVTEAYVYERELDDLPNMKFDNYSFIPLTIQLLDLMYKEYFEEIRVRKYEILKGRLDEHSTAKCYLILNEDSIAGFCNIEYGEYFESCTNYVMENNNQCAYLMDAYVFKKHRKKGLHKFNYYSRLKIAKEKGVKDVKVVIHKDNLGAEKTCAKFGFEKYMKIKRYHIGWIDKTITKSCINEKGA; encoded by the coding sequence ATGATAATCAATAAAATTATAAGAGAATATAGAAAAAATGGGTTGGAAGGGATATTTACTAAAGTAAGAAATCGATTTGTAACAGAAGCATATGTATATGAAAGAGAATTAGATGATTTACCAAATATGAAATTTGATAATTATTCATTTATTCCTTTAACAATACAATTGTTAGATTTGATGTATAAAGAATATTTTGAAGAGATAAGAGTTAGAAAATATGAAATATTAAAAGGTAGATTAGATGAGCATTCTACAGCAAAATGTTATCTAATACTTAATGAAGATAGTATTGCAGGTTTTTGTAATATTGAGTATGGCGAATATTTTGAAAGTTGTACGAATTACGTCATGGAAAATAATAATCAATGTGCATATTTAATGGATGCATATGTGTTTAAAAAACATAGAAAAAAAGGATTACATAAATTTAATTATTATAGTAGGTTGAAAATTGCTAAAGAAAAAGGAGTAAAAGATGTAAAAGTAGTTATACATAAGGACAATTTAGGAGCAGAGAAAACTTGTGCGAAATTTGGGTTTGAAAAATATATGAAGATTAAAAGATATCACATTGGATGGATTGATAAAACAATAACAAAATCCTGTATTAATGAAAAAGGTGCTTAA